The Megalopta genalis isolate 19385.01 chromosome 9, iyMegGena1_principal, whole genome shotgun sequence genome includes a window with the following:
- the LOC117224769 gene encoding vesicle-associated membrane protein 4 isoform X2, with protein sequence MAAANKWNLSREDIQTADKDERETLLEHDSEPDEDMLFNQPNTSTVEPSASRSDIKMDSVRLQIQEVTEVMRENVQKVMERGERLEDLQDASDRLSMAGNEFRASAKKAQQRAWLQNFRARVILVTITVTVIVCIIVTIVVKYS encoded by the exons ATGGCGGCAGCCAACAAATGGAATTTGTCCCGGGAGGATATTCAGACTGCGGACAAGGACGAGAGA GAGACGCTGCTGGAGCACGACAGCGAACCGGACGAAGACATGCTGTTCAA CCAACCAAATACATCCACAGTGGAACCGAGTGCGTCTAGATCCGACATAAAAATGGATAG CGTCCGGCTGCAGATTCAAGAGGTGACAGAGGTGATGCGTGAGAACGTGCAGAAAGTGATGGAGCGCGGTGAGCGGCTCGAGGATCTGCAGGATGCCAGCGATCGTTTATCAATGGCCGGAAACGAGTTCAGAGCTTCGGCGAAAAAAGCGCAGCAGCGAGCTTGGCTTCAGAACTTCAGGGCTAGAGTGATACTGGTTACCATCACAGTGACCGTGATCGTCTGCATCATCG TAACCATCGTCGTGAAATACTCGTGA
- the LOC117224769 gene encoding vesicle-associated membrane protein 3 isoform X1 — translation MAAANKWNLSREDIQTADKDERETLLEHDSEPDEDMLFNQPNTSTVEPSASRSDIKMDSVRLQIQEVTEVMRENVQKVMERGERLEDLQDASDRLSMAGNEFRASAKKAQQRAWLQNFRARVILVTITVTVIVCIIVLDIMVLYLVLR, via the exons ATGGCGGCAGCCAACAAATGGAATTTGTCCCGGGAGGATATTCAGACTGCGGACAAGGACGAGAGA GAGACGCTGCTGGAGCACGACAGCGAACCGGACGAAGACATGCTGTTCAA CCAACCAAATACATCCACAGTGGAACCGAGTGCGTCTAGATCCGACATAAAAATGGATAG CGTCCGGCTGCAGATTCAAGAGGTGACAGAGGTGATGCGTGAGAACGTGCAGAAAGTGATGGAGCGCGGTGAGCGGCTCGAGGATCTGCAGGATGCCAGCGATCGTTTATCAATGGCCGGAAACGAGTTCAGAGCTTCGGCGAAAAAAGCGCAGCAGCGAGCTTGGCTTCAGAACTTCAGGGCTAGAGTGATACTGGTTACCATCACAGTGACCGTGATCGTCTGCATCATCG TTCTGGACATCATGGTGCTTTACCTGGTTCTCAGATAG